In Setaria viridis chromosome 5, Setaria_viridis_v4.0, whole genome shotgun sequence, the genomic stretch gccgcggatacctcgccgccgccagacCCCGATCCCACCCGAGCCCGGGGTCCTCCTCTCGTGTATTCATTGATCCATAGTTTTATTGTTGGTTTCCACTGCATTTAATCTTGAGCTTAATGAGTTGTTTTCGCCTGACATGCGCGCGGCGAGCGAGTGCTGGTTGAGCTTCGCGGGATCGATCCGAAAGAGAAGCTAGCAGCGGGTGCACGTGTCCACGAGACGAGAGTGATGGAGCCGCCATCCAGCTGTTTTCAACGATGAGCAGTTCCGTTTTGTTCGTTCGTAAGCCACGCACGACAACGACAAGGAAAAGCGACTGCCTACCTTGCGTTGCCTTGGGTGAGAACGCACGGCGGCTGCCGACATGGACATCATCACTAGCTGCTACAGAGATCTTGGTCCTGTTCCTGTTACGTCGTTTGACCAGAGCTACGCGCGCTATAATGGTGTATCCTGGTTACTCGATCACTACTGTAATTACGAATTAACCAGATCGATGGTTGCGATGATAAGTAGAGTAGATCGCATGCATTGATGGGTTTGGCGTGGCGGTGCCAACCTTTCACATGATCCGAACGGCCCCATTGATTGCAAGCCGGGCCGGGGccctttttcttcctctctttctttctgtcCTAGCTTCTGGCCATTCACATGCATGCCTGCCTGCCCGGccattttctttcttcaatcttCATCGATCAATCAGCTCGATGATGCCTCGGCCTAGCTTGGTGGCTCTGTACGTGAGCATCTGCTCCGTGCTGTTCATCGCCTCCAAGATGCTCATCTCCTTCCTGCTCTACAAGAAGTGGGCGCGCAAGAAGCGCATCATCGACAAcagcctcgccggcggcaggaTGGTCATCTTccgctccggcagcggcggcaacaAGGCGCTGCAGTCGCTGAGCCCCAAGTCGTTCCTGGGCATGCTCATGGGCCTCTCCAGCAAGGACGtcatcggcgccggcgggtaCGGCACCGTCTACCGGCTAAGGGTCGTGGgcaaggccggcggcgacggcaaggcGCCCTGCAGCTTGTTCGCCGTGAAGCGGCTCAACCGTGGCAGCGCCGAGATGGATCGCGGGTTCGAGCGCGAGCTGGACACCATGGGCGACATCAAGCACCGCAACATCGTGCCGCTGTGCGGATACTACGCGGCGCCCCACTTCAACCTGCTCATATACGAGCTCATGCCCAACGGCAGCCTCGACGCCCTGTTGCACGACTCCTCGAGCCAGGAGAGGCTCTCCAGCTGGCCATCCAGGTACCGGATCGCTGTGGGCGTCGCTCGCGGCCTCTCCTACCTCCACCACGACTGCATCCCGGCCGTGATCCACCGCGACATCAAGTCCAGCAACATCCTCCTCGACCACGCCATGGAGGCGCGCCTCTCCGACTTCGGCCTCGCCACCCTCCTCACCGGTGGCCCCAACGCCACCCACGTCaccaccgtcgtcgccggcaCCTTCGGCTACCTCGCGCCCGAGTACTTCGACACCGGCAGGGCCACCACCAAGGGCGACGTCTACAGCTacggcgtcgtcctcctcgagCTGCTCACCGGCAAGAGGCCCACCGACGAGTCCTTCCTCGAGAACGGCACCAGGCTCGTCACCTGGGTCAAGGAGGCCATCGAGGACAAGCGCGAGGACCACGCCGTCGACGACGCCCTCCAGCTGCTCCCCGCCCACAAGGACCAGGTCAGGCTGCTCTTCTCCGTCGCCGACAAGTGCCTTGACTCCGATCCCGCCAACAGACCAACCATGGCGCAGGTCGTCAAAATCCTCGAGCACCAACAAGGGATTGATGAAGATCCTAGTAGCTAGTAGAATTTAGTAATTTGTCTATAGTGTAGACAGAGTGCATGTATTACATAGCTAGCCTGGCTATGTATAGTGATGAGCGATGTA encodes the following:
- the LOC117854763 gene encoding receptor-like serine/threonine-protein kinase At1g78530; protein product: MIRTAPLIASRAGALFLPLFLSVLASGHSHACLPARPFSFFNLHRSISSMMPRPSLVALYVSICSVLFIASKMLISFLLYKKWARKKRIIDNSLAGGRMVIFRSGSGGNKALQSLSPKSFLGMLMGLSSKDVIGAGGYGTVYRLRVVGKAGGDGKAPCSLFAVKRLNRGSAEMDRGFERELDTMGDIKHRNIVPLCGYYAAPHFNLLIYELMPNGSLDALLHDSSSQERLSSWPSRYRIAVGVARGLSYLHHDCIPAVIHRDIKSSNILLDHAMEARLSDFGLATLLTGGPNATHVTTVVAGTFGYLAPEYFDTGRATTKGDVYSYGVVLLELLTGKRPTDESFLENGTRLVTWVKEAIEDKREDHAVDDALQLLPAHKDQVRLLFSVADKCLDSDPANRPTMAQVVKILEHQQGIDEDPSS